The window ACGTGGCGGGCTACTCCCCCGCGCAGATCGCGGACATCTTCCGCACCTGGAACACCGGGCGGCTGGACTCCTACCTGATCGAGATCACCGCCGAGGTCCTGTCGCACGTGGACGCGGCGACGGGCAAGGCCTTCGTGGACGTCGTGCAGGACCAGGCGGAGCAGAAGGGCACGGGGCGGTGGACCGTGCAGATCGCCCTCGACCTGGGCGTTCCCGTGTCGGGCATCGCCGAGGCCGTCTTCGCGCGGTCCCTGTCGGGCCACACCGAGCTCCGTGAAGCCTCGCGGGGGCTGGCCGGGCCCAAGGCCACGGCGCTGAGCGAGACCGAGGCCGCGGCCTTCGCCGACCAGGTGGAGCAGGCGCTCTACGCCTCGAAGATCGTGTCCTACACACAGGGCTTCCACGAGATCGCGGCCGGCAGCGCCGAGTACGACTGGAACGTCGACCTGGGCGCGGTCTCCGCGATCTGGCGTGGCGGGTGCATCATCCGGGCGGCCTTCCTCGACCGGATCCGTGCCGCGTACGACGCGCGCGCCGATCTGCCGAGCCTGCTGGCGGACGAGACGTTCGCGCAGGAGATCGCGGCGGCGCAGGACGACTGGCGGGCCGTGCTCGTCTCCGCCGTGCAGCAGGGGGTACCGACGCCCGGGTTCGCGGCGGCGCTGGCGTACTACGACGCGTTGCGTGCGGAGCGGTTGCCTGCGGCGCTCACTCAGGGGCAGCGGGACTTCTTCGGGGCGCACACGTATCGGCGGACCGATCGGGAGGGGTCGTTCCACACGTTGTGGGGTGGGGACCGGTCCGAGGTTGCGGGCTAGGCGCTCCGCGCGGGGGTCGGTTCTCGGAGTGCGGGTCCGTGGGGGCTTGTCGCGCAGTTCCCCGCGCCCCTGAAAGAGCCGGTGGCCGGTGCGGATTCTCCGCACCGGCCACCGGCTCTTTTGTGGCGTGTCAGCCCAGTGGGCCCGGCTGGGGCTCCGGGGGTGGGGCCGGGGACGGATCGGGGGGCTGCGGGAGGGGAGACGGGGACGGCTCCGGGACCGGGTGGGGTTTGGGGGACGGGACCGGGTCCGGTTCCGGGAAGGGTTGGGGGTGGTCGGGTCCCGGGCCCGGTGTGGGGCCCGGCTTCACGGGGTCGGGGTACGGGTGCGTCATGGCGTCCTCCAGCCAGTCGGTGTCTCGGCCCTGGACTTCTCCCACGCGTACCCGTGCCCCGCGCGCCCACTCACCCCGTCGCGGGACGAACGGGGGACCAGGTGGGCCTACGCCCCGCGGGCCGCGCCGACCATGCCCACCGCGGCCGCTCCCGCCGCGAGGCCGGGGCGCGGGCTGGACAGCACCGGTACGGAGGTCGTGGTCAGGTGCTGGGCCGGGGTCATCGAGGCCTGGGCGAGGACGATCGCGTCGGCGTCCGTGACGCTGTCGGCGGCGGACGCGACGGCACGGGCGTAGGCGTCGATGTCGCCCGCCTCGAAGTGGTCCCAGGCGTCGGCCGCGAGCAGGGTGCGTACGGCGGTCGGGGATCCCGCGCGGGCGGCCTCCTCCTCGACAAGGGCCACCGTCGGGCCGAGTGTGCTCTCC is drawn from Streptomyces liliifuscus and contains these coding sequences:
- the gndA gene encoding NADP-dependent phosphogluconate dehydrogenase, producing MSTSAQIGVTGLAVMGRNLARNFARNGYAVALHNRTAARTHALVEEFGSEGTFVATETAKEFVAALERPRRLVIMVKAGEPTDAVIQEFAPLLEPGDMIIDGGNAHFADTRRRERELREQGIHFVGAGISGGEEGALHGPSIMPGGPVESYESLGPMLEKISAKAADGAPCVTHVGPDGAGHFVKMVHNGIEYADMQLIGEAYQLLRDVAGYSPAQIADIFRTWNTGRLDSYLIEITAEVLSHVDAATGKAFVDVVQDQAEQKGTGRWTVQIALDLGVPVSGIAEAVFARSLSGHTELREASRGLAGPKATALSETEAAAFADQVEQALYASKIVSYTQGFHEIAAGSAEYDWNVDLGAVSAIWRGGCIIRAAFLDRIRAAYDARADLPSLLADETFAQEIAAAQDDWRAVLVSAVQQGVPTPGFAAALAYYDALRAERLPAALTQGQRDFFGAHTYRRTDREGSFHTLWGGDRSEVAG